The window ATAAAGCGATCTTTAATTACCATTCGAAAAGTTACCTGGCCCGAACGTGATAAATTGAACGATATTTTAAGGAGTGATAGTGATTTGATTTCAGATTTAACTAAAACTTATATTAAAGATGCTTATGATCATTGTATACAAATAATTGATTTCGTAGAATCACTAAAGGAAATTGCATCTGCAAATATTGATATGAATTTATCCATTATCAGCAATCGGATGAATGAAATTATGAAAGTGCTGACTATAATTTCTTCTATTTTTATTCCATTAACCTTCATAGCTGGTATTTACGGAATGAATTTTAGTAGGGAAGACCCAGTTACAGGAAAGGTTATGCCACAGAATATGCCCGAGCTTTACCAACCGCATGGTTACGAAATTGTTTGGGCGGTTATGGTTATTATCGCCATTGCTCAAATAATTTACTTTTGGAGAAGAGGATGGTTTAAATAGATTTAGTTTGTATTTATTGTACCAATTTTTGGTAACTTTAATAAATTTGAATTACAATGGGAAAGAATACATCTATGGTTTTAGGAGATCATTTTGAAAATTTTGTTGATGAAAGAATTGCTGAGGGACGATTTAAAAATGCCAGTGAAGTTATTCGTGCAGGTTTGAGATTGTTAGAAGAAGAGGAGCAAAAACTTAAAAGATTGCGTTTAGCACTAATAGATGGTGAAGAAAGTGGTATAGTAAGTGATTTTAATCCTAAGGATCACTTGGAAAAGCTACATAGAAAGCACGCAACCTAATGCTTTTTTTTAGTGAGTCAGCGATAATAGATCTAGAAGATATTTGGCTTTATACCTATCGTAATTGGTCAAAAGATCAAGCAGATAGATATTATGATTTAATAATTAACGAGTGTAATTATATCTCGGAAAATTTTGACAGCGGTACTGAAAGAGATAATATACTTACGGGTTATCGCTCAACTCAAGTAAAATCTCATTTGATATTTTACAAGTTGAATAATGATGGGAACCTAGAAATAATTAGAATCCTAAATAAAATGATGGACTTAAAACATAAATTTTAAAAAATGAAATGTTAATATTTGTAGCTTTAGGGAGTTTTTGGTTAGGATAATAAATGCAGTCATTCGAGATAGATAAAAGCGACGTACTTAAAGTTAAAAATGCAATTTTAGCTGGAGATGAAACCCTCAATGAGGTTTTAGCAGATTATCACGCATCAGAAATAGCAATTCTTTTTGAGCGTTTAGATAAGTCTGAACAACAATATATAATCAATTTACTTCCTGCGGAGATTGCATCAGAAATTATTTCTGAAATGGATGAAGAGTCGCATCCGGAAGACTTGCTTTTTCAACTACACCCAGATAAAAGAACTGAGATTGTTGAGGAATTGGATTATGATGATGCAACCGATATTATTTCTCAGCTTGAAGACCATGAACAAAAAGAAATTCTAGAAGATCTTAATGAAGAAGACGCAACAGAGATTCGAAATCTTTTAACTTACGACGAGAAGACCGCTGGCGGTTTAATGAACACAGAGTTGATTTGTGTAAACATCAACCTATATAAAAAGGATGCTATTGATGAAATTATCCGCCAAAGCGAAGAAATGGAAGAGTTTTATACCATTTATGTGGTTGATGATGATGACATTTTTAAAGGAATTGTTTCGTTAAAAGATATTATTAAAGCAAAACACAATGCTAAAATAACTGAGCTTGTTAAAATGGATGCTGTTTATGTTCATCCAAATACAGATCAGGAAGAAGTTGCGTATTTAATTTCCCAGTATAATTTAACCAGTATCCCTGTAATAGATGATAAGCAAAAGCTGCTAGGTAGGGTGACTTTTGATGATGTTATTGACGTGTTAGAAGCAGAAAGTACTGAAGATATTTTAAAAATTTCTGGGGTATCCGAAGATGAAGAGCTTAGTGGAAACTGGGTTGAGGCAGTAAAATCTCGTTTGCCTTGGTTGGTTATCAATTTAGGAACTGCCTTTTTAGCATCATCAGTAGTTAGATATTTCGACCCAACAATTAAATTAATCCCTTCATTAGCAGC is drawn from Pedobacter mucosus and contains these coding sequences:
- a CDS encoding type II toxin-antitoxin system ParD family antitoxin, which produces MGKNTSMVLGDHFENFVDERIAEGRFKNASEVIRAGLRLLEEEEQKLKRLRLALIDGEESGIVSDFNPKDHLEKLHRKHAT
- a CDS encoding type II toxin-antitoxin system RelE/ParE family toxin; translated protein: MLFFSESAIIDLEDIWLYTYRNWSKDQADRYYDLIINECNYISENFDSGTERDNILTGYRSTQVKSHLIFYKLNNDGNLEIIRILNKMMDLKHKF
- the mgtE gene encoding magnesium transporter, producing MQSFEIDKSDVLKVKNAILAGDETLNEVLADYHASEIAILFERLDKSEQQYIINLLPAEIASEIISEMDEESHPEDLLFQLHPDKRTEIVEELDYDDATDIISQLEDHEQKEILEDLNEEDATEIRNLLTYDEKTAGGLMNTELICVNINLYKKDAIDEIIRQSEEMEEFYTIYVVDDDDIFKGIVSLKDIIKAKHNAKITELVKMDAVYVHPNTDQEEVAYLISQYNLTSIPVIDDKQKLLGRVTFDDVIDVLEAESTEDILKISGVSEDEELSGNWVEAVKSRLPWLVINLGTAFLASSVVRYFDPTIKLIPSLAAYMTIIAGMGGNAATQALAVTVRRISLYDLTDNQAYRTVLKEFTVGLINGAANGLIVFIFAFFFDGNPLLGLVIFLAMTGNLMIAGIAGAGIPLVLKRVGIDPAIASSIIITTFTDVFGFLLILGLASKLLL